From Corynebacterium frankenforstense DSM 45800, the proteins below share one genomic window:
- a CDS encoding HAD-IIA family hydrolase: MTSHISYLSDMDGVLIKEGEMIPGADRFLKALVDNDVNFMVLTNNSIQTPRDLSARLLAQGLDVPPERIWTSATATSDFLHRQSERGTAYVVGEAGLTTGVHEAGWILTDVDPEFVVLGETRTYSFEAITTAINLIRGGARFICTNPDVTGPAPQGVLPATGAVASLITAATGREPYYIGKPNPIMMRSALNTIGAHSERTVMIGDRMDTDVKSGLEAGMRTILVRSGISDDAEVGRYPYRPTAMIDSIAELAERWDDPFGDGSFHEPFPTDD; encoded by the coding sequence ATGACATCTCACATCTCGTATCTGAGCGACATGGACGGCGTGCTGATCAAGGAGGGGGAGATGATCCCCGGCGCCGACCGGTTCCTCAAGGCGCTGGTGGACAACGACGTCAACTTCATGGTGCTGACGAACAACTCCATCCAGACCCCGCGCGACCTCTCGGCGCGCCTGCTGGCCCAGGGCCTGGACGTGCCCCCGGAGCGCATCTGGACCTCGGCGACGGCGACCTCGGACTTCCTGCACCGCCAGTCCGAGCGCGGCACCGCCTACGTCGTCGGCGAGGCGGGCCTGACCACCGGCGTGCACGAGGCCGGCTGGATCCTCACCGACGTCGACCCCGAGTTCGTGGTGCTCGGCGAGACGCGCACCTACTCCTTCGAGGCGATCACCACCGCCATCAACCTGATCCGCGGCGGCGCCCGCTTCATCTGCACCAACCCGGACGTCACGGGCCCGGCCCCGCAGGGCGTGCTGCCGGCCACGGGCGCGGTCGCCTCGCTGATCACCGCGGCGACGGGCCGCGAGCCCTACTACATCGGCAAGCCGAACCCGATCATGATGCGCTCGGCGCTCAACACCATCGGCGCGCACTCGGAGCGCACCGTGATGATCGGCGACCGCATGGACACCGACGTCAAGTCCGGTCTGGAGGCCGGCATGCGCACGATCCTGGTGCGCTCGGGCATCTCCGACGACGCCGAGGTCGGCCGCTACCCCTACCGGCCGACCGCCATGATCGACTCGATCGCCGAGCTCGCCGAGCGCTGGGACGACCCGTTCGGCGACGGCTCCTTCCACGAGCCGTTCCCGACGGACGATTAA
- a CDS encoding serine hydrolase domain-containing protein — MSLLHPLENWPVDNLAAAVTDGETVLAETGDTSRVFELASVTKLLSAYGVLMAVEEGVFELDTPCGPEGSTVRHLLAHASGVGFRDPEPERAVGERRLYSSAGFEILADAVGRETGIEFPDYLAEGVFEPLGMSATELHGSAGHGAVSTVADLTAFAEELAHPRLLAAETLEEAFSPQFPELNGMVPGYGFHKPCLWGLGFEIADRKSPHWTGPDMPRETVGHFGMSGTYLWAVPAVGRFADLPGAGTAMVALTDRRFQDWVKPLWERTNEYIWQELQRGR, encoded by the coding sequence ATGAGCCTGCTGCACCCGTTGGAGAACTGGCCCGTCGACAACCTCGCCGCCGCCGTCACCGACGGTGAGACGGTGCTCGCTGAGACGGGTGACACCTCCCGTGTCTTCGAGCTGGCCAGCGTGACCAAGCTGCTGTCCGCCTACGGGGTGCTCATGGCCGTCGAGGAGGGCGTCTTCGAGCTCGACACCCCCTGCGGGCCGGAGGGCTCGACCGTGCGTCACCTGCTCGCGCACGCCTCCGGCGTCGGATTCCGCGACCCCGAGCCCGAGCGGGCGGTGGGGGAGCGGCGCCTCTACTCCTCGGCCGGCTTCGAGATCCTCGCCGACGCGGTGGGGCGGGAGACCGGCATCGAGTTCCCCGACTACCTCGCCGAGGGTGTCTTCGAGCCGCTGGGCATGTCCGCCACGGAGCTGCACGGCTCGGCCGGCCACGGCGCCGTCTCGACGGTCGCGGACCTGACCGCCTTCGCCGAGGAACTCGCCCACCCGAGGCTGCTGGCCGCCGAGACGCTCGAGGAGGCGTTCAGTCCGCAGTTCCCCGAGCTCAACGGCATGGTGCCGGGCTACGGCTTCCACAAGCCCTGCCTGTGGGGCCTCGGCTTCGAGATCGCCGACCGCAAGTCGCCCCATTGGACCGGGCCGGACATGCCGCGCGAGACCGTCGGGCACTTCGGCATGTCCGGCACCTACCTGTGGGCCGTGCCCGCCGTCGGGCGCTTCGCTGACCTGCCCGGCGCCGGCACCGCCATGGTCGCGCTGACCGACCGCCGCTTCCAGGACTGGGTCAAACCACTGTGGGAGCGCACCAATGAGTACATCTGGCAGGAGCTGCAGCGCGGGCGTTGA